In the Perca flavescens isolate YP-PL-M2 chromosome 20, PFLA_1.0, whole genome shotgun sequence genome, one interval contains:
- the cimip5 gene encoding ciliary microtubule inner protein 5 has translation MDLNNVRRVSSAGYRLREQANGNGTRPISSQPPADRTRYAKGDAVTVELNPDSRDPVKQDQVWKEMVWSERRGVREWEKNWNFLRNYDQMGQPKSEEPLPTHVSLFSNDVPNTTNQMFGSRLSTPLGSELVRLDKLLLWSGGHRKRKQDQEMLPC, from the exons ATGGATTTAAACAATGTTAGGCGCGTATCCTCTGCAGGCTACCGGTTACGGGAACAAGCCAACGGTAACGGGACCAGGCCGATATCAAGCCAGCCACCGGCGGACAGGACGCGCTACGCTAAAGGAGACGCGGTCACCGTAGAGCTGAATCCAGACAGTCGTGATCCCGTTAAACAGGACCAGGTGTGGAAAGAGATGGTATGgagtgagaggagaggagtgCGGGAATG GGAGAAGAACTGGAACTTCCTCAGGAACTATGATCAAATG GGGCAGCCGAAGTCAGAGGAGCCTTTACCCACCCACGTGTCGCTCTTCTCTAATGACGTCCCCAACACCACCAACCAGATGTTTGGCAGCAGACTGTCCACTCCGCTGGGGAGTGAACTGGTCAGACTGGACAAGCTCTTACTCTGGTCTGGAGGCCATCGCAAGCGCAAGCAGGACCAAGAGATGCTGCCCTGCTAG